A window of the Henckelia pumila isolate YLH828 chromosome 3, ASM3356847v2, whole genome shotgun sequence genome harbors these coding sequences:
- the LOC140892824 gene encoding protein CHLORORESPIRATORY REDUCTION 6, chloroplastic-like isoform X1, whose protein sequence is MASIRPLYPHSCPLKQPIPSSTINPPVFHCKSTTFTAQVPQRLVSLSVSFNPSGSYDLSLYDDENDASRAPPPMPPSEGRYEVLIDNHNITRLELSPFHNATGITSPESANPKGYLERTIGFTINYVREDEGDPRELSEFPEIRLWFVRLDATYPWLPVVLDWRAGELARYAAMLVPHQMSLRTGIVFNPEALELFVMNKVFVAYSWLKEHGIAKPRLKAKDMARMLGFGIGDDLFDLVDGQNNIDQISPSK, encoded by the exons ATGGCTTCCATAAGACCTCTTTATCCACATTCTTGTCCACTCAAACAGCCCATTCCCTCTTCCACCATTAATCCACCAGTTTTTCACTGTAAATCCACCACCTTCACTGCCCAAGTACCCCAAAGGCTCGTTTCCCTTTCGGTCTCATTCAATCCTTCTGGGAGCTATGATCTTTCCTTGTACGACGATGAAAATG ATGCATCAAGAGCACCTCCTCCAATGCCTCCGTCCGAGGGCCGGTATGAGGTACTCATCGACAACCATAACATCACCCGCCTCGAATTGTCCCCGTTTCATAATGCCACCGGAATAACGTCTCCCGAATCGG CAAATCCAAAGGGTTATCTAGAGCGTACCATCGGCTTTACGATTAATTACGTTAGGGAAGACGAAGGTGATCCACGAGAACTGTCCGAATTCCCTGAAATAAGGCTATGGTTTGTAAGATTGGATGCTACGTACCCATGGCTCCCTGTTGTCTTGGACTGGAGAGCAGGCGAGCTTGCGCGCTATGCCGCCATGCTTGTACCTCATCAG ATGAGTTTGAGAACGGGGATAGTATTCAACCCGGAGGCGCTCGAATTATTCGTGATGAACAAGGTGTTTGTCGCATACTCTTGGTTGAAGGAGCATGGCATTGCTAAGCCGAGATTGAAGGCTAAAGACATGGCGAGGATGCTTGGGTTTGGGATTggagatgatctctttgatttGGTCGATGGCCAAAACAATATCGACCAAATAAgcccttcaaaataa
- the LOC140892824 gene encoding protein CHLORORESPIRATORY REDUCTION 6, chloroplastic-like isoform X2, translating to MASIRPLYPHSCPLKQPIPSSTINPPVFHCKSTTFTAQVPQRLVSLSVSFNPSGSYDLSLYDDENANPKGYLERTIGFTINYVREDEGDPRELSEFPEIRLWFVRLDATYPWLPVVLDWRAGELARYAAMLVPHQMSLRTGIVFNPEALELFVMNKVFVAYSWLKEHGIAKPRLKAKDMARMLGFGIGDDLFDLVDGQNNIDQISPSK from the exons ATGGCTTCCATAAGACCTCTTTATCCACATTCTTGTCCACTCAAACAGCCCATTCCCTCTTCCACCATTAATCCACCAGTTTTTCACTGTAAATCCACCACCTTCACTGCCCAAGTACCCCAAAGGCTCGTTTCCCTTTCGGTCTCATTCAATCCTTCTGGGAGCTATGATCTTTCCTTGTACGACGATGAAAATG CAAATCCAAAGGGTTATCTAGAGCGTACCATCGGCTTTACGATTAATTACGTTAGGGAAGACGAAGGTGATCCACGAGAACTGTCCGAATTCCCTGAAATAAGGCTATGGTTTGTAAGATTGGATGCTACGTACCCATGGCTCCCTGTTGTCTTGGACTGGAGAGCAGGCGAGCTTGCGCGCTATGCCGCCATGCTTGTACCTCATCAG ATGAGTTTGAGAACGGGGATAGTATTCAACCCGGAGGCGCTCGAATTATTCGTGATGAACAAGGTGTTTGTCGCATACTCTTGGTTGAAGGAGCATGGCATTGCTAAGCCGAGATTGAAGGCTAAAGACATGGCGAGGATGCTTGGGTTTGGGATTggagatgatctctttgatttGGTCGATGGCCAAAACAATATCGACCAAATAAgcccttcaaaataa
- the LOC140892861 gene encoding uncharacterized protein yields MGWLLLTFLLFSTCLISEAPERKTRKLMMTHNNVISTTTAAYKNSKNQANKSHGPKSDLDSSSKLIGSKDGHLVVKSPTKTEKRRHSTDTDGQEKVDIVEMDYTLARRKPHIHN; encoded by the exons atggggtGGTTGCTGCTGACATTTTTGCTATTTTCGACATGTTTAATCTCTGAGGCTCCAG AGAGGAAAACTAGAAAACTCATGATGACCCATAATAATGTTATAAGCACGACCACAGCTGCTTATAAG AACTCCAAGAACCAAGCAAATAAATCTCATGGTCCCAAATCCGATCTTGATTCATCGAGCAAATTGATAGGAAGCAAAGACGGGCATTTAGTCGTGAAATCGCCAACAAAAACCGAGAAACGACGACATTCCACAGACACCGATGGTCAGGAGAAGGTAGACATAGTCGAAATGGATTATACTCTTGCAAGAAGAAAGCCTCATATCCACAATTAA